The Aminivibrio pyruvatiphilus DNA segment TGAAGGCCGAGGGGACCCCTTTCATGAAAAGGGTGTGGAAAAAGCTCGTGGAGGTCCCCTACGGGAAAACGGCGAGCTACAAGGATCTCGCCATCGCCTCGGGAAACCCGAAGGCTGTCAGGGCCGTGGGGATGGCCAACGCCCGGAATCCCATCGCCATTTTCATTCCCTGCCACCGGATCATCGGGGCCGACGGAAAGCTCGTGGGATACGGCGGCGGGCTGGAATTGAAAACGTGGCTCCTCGACATGGAGGCTTCCCACTCCCTGGAGGAGCTCCCCGGCCGGTGAACCGGAGGCGCCCATGATCGTCAGCGCCAGCAGGCGGACGGACATCCCGGCTTTCTATGTCCTGTGGCTGGAGCGCCGCCTGGAGGAAGGCTTCGTTCTCGTCCGGAACCCCCGGAACCCGGCGCAGGTGAGAAGAATATCCCTCGCCCCTGTTGATGTGGACTGTTTCGTCTTCTGGACGAAGGATGCCCGTCCCCTGTCCGGCCTTCTGGACAGGCTGGACGGGGCAGGGTATCCCTATTATTTCCAGTGGACCGTCACCCCGTACGGTTCCGGTCTGGAGCCGGGGATCGCCCCGAAGGAGGAGATTCTCGCCGCCTTCCGGACCCTGGCCGGAAGGCTCGGGCCCCATAGGGTCGTCTGGCGGTACGACCCGGTGATCGTCTCGGAGGAATACCCGGCGGAACGGCACAAAGAGGAATTCGCCCGGATGTGCGCCTTTCTCGAGGGCAGCACAGAGCGATGCGTCCTGAGCTTCGTGGACATTTACCGCAGGAACCGGGGCAGGGGTTTGCGGGAAGCATCGCCGGAGATCATGCACAGTCTGGTCCGCTCCTTTGCCGAAAGCGCCGCCGGAAGAGGGATTTCCCTTCAAACCTGCTGCGAGGCGGAAGATTTCAGCGGGGAGGGTGTCCCCCGGGGAGCCTGCATCGACAGAATCCTGGCAGAGAAGCTCGCCGGGCGCCCTCTTGACGCCGGAAAGGACAGGAACCAGCGCCTCCTGTGCGGATGTGCCGCAAGCGCCGATATCGGAGCCTACGACACCTGTCCGGCGGGGTGCCTCTACTGCTACGCCGTCCGGGATCACCGGACAGCCGCAGCGAACCGCGCCCGCCACGACCCGGCCTCCCCCTTTCTCGTTCCCTGGTAAAAAAAAGCGGCCCCGAAGGGCCGCTGCATCACGAACTGCCGGTATTACGCCCTCAGGATCACCCGGTCCATTCCCGTCCGGAGAGCTTTCCTGTTCATCTCGAGCAGCTCGGGCCGCTTGCCGAGTTTTTCCTCGATGGCGTCCAGCATCTCCTGTTCCGACAGGGCCCCGCTCAGTTGGATATAGGCTCCGATGACCACGATGTTGGCCACCTTGGGTGACCCGATCTCGAGGGCGATGGCGTCCGCCCCTATCTCCGCAACCCGGACATCGGTCCGCTTCCCCTCCCACCGGCAGAGGGAACTGTTGAGCAGAACGATGCCCCCCGGCCGGACGGAGCCGACAAACTTCTCGAGAGACGGCTGGTTCATGGCGATGAGGGTATCCACGTACCGCGACACGGGAGCGCCGATCTCGCCGTCGGAAATGGTGACGGAGCAGTTCGCCGTTCCTCCCCTCTGTTCAGGCCCGTATTTCGGCAGAAACAGTGCGTTCCGCCCCGCCTTGCAGGAGGCATACCCCAGCATCTGCCCGATGACCATGACACCCTGTCCGCCGAACCCCGCCACGGTGATCTTCTTTTCCATGATCATGCCTCCCCGTCCCGGAACACGCCCAGGGGAAAGACCTTCAGAGTGTTCTCCCGCATCCAGTCCAGACACTCCAGAGCCGGCATCCCCCAGTTCGTGGGGCAGTTCGAGAGCAGCTCCACGAAGGTGAAGCCTTTCCCGGCCATCTGCATCCCGAAGGCCTTCCGGATGCCCTTCTTCGCCTTCAGGATGTTCGCCGGGCAGTCAAGGGCGAAGCGGGCGATGTACTTCGGGGCCTCGAGCTGGGAAAGGATTTCGCACATCTTCATGGGGTACCCCGACTCGGCGGGGTTTCTTCCCAGGGGGGCGGTAGTAGCCTTCTGCCCCACGAGGGTGGTGGGCGCCATCTGGCCTCCCGTCATGCCGTAGGTGCTGTTGTTGATGAAGATGACGGTAAAGTTCTCTCCCCGGTTGGCGGCGTGCATGATCTCCGCCATGCCGATGGCGGCCAGGTCGCCGTCGCCCTGGTAGGAGAAGACGAGCTTCCCGGGGGCCGCCCGCTTCGCGCCCGTGGCCACGGCGGGAGTCCGGCCGTGGGGAGAGACCACCACGTCGGTGTTGAAGTGGAACATGCCCAGGGTGCCGCACCCCACGGCCAGGACGGCCACGGTGTTCGTCCTCTGGCCCATCTCGTCCAGCAGCTCGGCGATGAGGCGGGTGGCCACGCCGTGAAGGCAGCCGGGGCAATAGGCCAGCCCCCGGTCGGTGAGGGATTTCGGCCGCTCGTATATCTTCTGCATGTCAGCGCGCCTCCTTTGCGATGGCCTGTTCCACGGCTTCGGCGATTTCCTCGTTGGTGAGGATGACCCCGCCGGACCGGCCGCAGGAATGGACCGGGATGGCGTCCGCCACCGCCAGGCGGATATCGTCCATCATCTGGACGGGGAGGGTCATCTCCGTGTCCAGCAGGAACTTCACCCTGCTCCTGTCGAGCCTCTTCAGGTGCTCCACCGGGAAGGGGTACAGGGAAACGGGACGGATCATGCCCGCCCGGATGCCCCTGCCCCGGAGCTCGCCGATGGCGGTCCTGGCGGCCCGGGCTGCGGTGCCGTAGGCCACGATCACGTACTCTGCGTCGTCGAGAAGGTATTCCTCGGCGAGGACTTCCTTTTCCTTCCACTCTTCGTACATTTCCCCGGCGCGGATGTTGAGGAGCTCCTGGTACTCCGGCTCCAGCAGGCAGGAGGTCACCACGTTCACGCCGACACCCGAGGGATTGAAGTACTTCGCTCCCCAGCCGGTGTAGGAGAAGGTCACCGGCTCCTTCGCCTCCGGAAGAGTCACGGGCTCCATCATGGAGCCGATCCAGCCGTCCATGAGCACCATCACCGGGTTCCGGTACTGCACCGCAAGATCGAAGGCTTTATAGGTGAGGTCGATGGCCTCCTGCACAGTGGAAGGAGCCAGGACAATCACCCGGAAGCCGCCATGGCCCAGGGCCTTCGTGGCATGGAGGTAATCCGACTGGGCTGCCTGGATGGCCCCGAGCCCGGGACCTCCCCGCATGACGTTCACGACCACCGCAGGCAGACAGGCGCCGGCGAGGGTGGAGATTCCCTCGGCCTTCAGACTGATCCCCGGGCCCGAGGAAGAGGTCATGGCAAGGGTCCCCATGGCCGCCGCCCCGTAGACCATGCAGACGGAAGCCGTCTCGCTCTCCCCCTGCAGGAAGACGCCGCCCACGGAGGGCATCCGCCGTGCCATGTACTCCGGTATCTCGTTCTGGGGCGTTATGGGATACCCGGCGAAAAACCGGCACCCCGCCAGGATTGCCGCTTCCGCGACAGCCTCGTTTCCTTTCAGGAACTGTCTTTCCATGATCCCTTCCTTTCCCGCGGGAACCAAGCCGGATCCCGCGATTTCCTCTATTTCTTCAGGGATATGACATGCAGGGGGCACACGGCGATGCAGAGGCCGCAGAGGACGCACTTCTCGGGATGGACCACGATTACAGGCCTGCACCCGCAGGCGTTTTCCCCCTCCCGGACCTCCATCACGCCCCTCTTGCAGACATCCATGCACAGGCCGCAGCCCCTGCACTTTTCCGGGTCCAGGAGGATGTGTACCGGCGGCTTTTTCATCCTGCCGACAGCCGGAGGGCAAGCCCCTCCACGGGACAGTCCGCCCACTCCGATGCTGCCTCCAGGAGGGGGGCCCGGACGGTAAGAAAGGCGAGGGAAAGGCCGTTCCTCTCCAGGATTTCCAGCAGGCGGCCGTGCCCCTTCTTCACATCCTCGAGGGTCGTCTCCCCGCCGAGGTTGGGATTGCTTACGATGCAGGGGGACGAAAGGCGGGCGGCGGCGGTGATGGCCGAAAGATCCCCGAGGAAGCACCTCTCGTCGGAGAAGGGGCGGTAGACGTTGACCACGTAGAGCGCCCGGGTGAGCCCCCCCGCGTCGGGGAGGCACTGCCCCAGGGATCGGGCACCGCTCACGCTGCCCCCCATGTCGAGAAAGCAGCGGACCCCTTCGTCCCGCAGATATTCGCTGACGCCGTCGGGCGGCACGGGCGAGTCGAGAAACTCGAGGCCCGAATGGAAGACCGCCCCGCTGCGCTCCACGGCATCCCTGGCCTCCCGGGAGCGGAAGAGGGGCTTGGTCTGGTCCATGTCGAAGAAATGGACAGGCGCCCCCCCGCCGCAGGCGGCCCGGATCGCCAGGTTCAGGGCAATCTCCGACTTGCCGCTGCCGGAGGGGCCGAGAAACACATAATTCTTTGCCTGCAGGCCCCGAAAGCTGCACACTTCGCCGGAATCCGTCACGTGTCCATCCCTTCGAGAAATTTCACCAGCAGACCGTTGAAGCGGTCCGGCTGTTCCATCATGAGGAAGTGGCCCGTGTCGGTCCATTCCACGTAGGTCAGGTCCGGAAAGGTCTCCCGGAGTTTCTGCTCCGTCTCCGCCGGAAGCTCGGGAATTTTGGAGTACACCGCCAGGGAAGGCACGCTGAAGCTGCGGCGCACCCAGTTCTCCCGCCGGATGAATTCGGCCATGGAACTGTTCGCCGCGTATGGGTCCGCCGATGCCATGACCCCGGTGATCTCTTTTCTCAGGTCTTCGGGGGTTCTGCCGTAGAAGGTGGCGTTGATGAACCAGAGGACGAGGTTCTCCCGGTCCGGGCCCGCCAGCCCGTCGGAAAGGCCCTTCATCTCCGCCTCCCATGGCGGGACCGCCCCCGGGTCGTCGGGAAGCCAGAAGAAGGCCCCGTCCGCGTTGCAGACGCCCCGGGCCTCGCCGGGGTAGTCGGCGAGGAACTGCACGGCCACCCCGTAGCCCATGCTGTGCCCGGCGAGCACCGGCCGCTTCACCCCGGCATGGTCGATCACCGCCTTCACGGCCCGGGCGAAGAACTGCAGGGTATAGGGCCTGTCATGGGGCTTATCGCTTTGCCCGAAGCCGGGAAGATCCAGGGCGATCACCCGGTACCGGTCCCGCAGGACGGAGGTCTGGAAACGCCAGAAGTCCCCCGTGCAGGCCCAGCCGTGGATGAAGACCACCGGCAGGGCGTCCCCGGCGCCTTCGTCCAGGTAGCTCACCTCGACGCCGTCGAAGGAGGCCGTCCGCAGGCGCTTCTCCGGTTCAGCCGCCGTAGGGACGGTTGCCGTCAGCACGATCAGGGCGGCACAGAACAGCCACGCCAGTTTCTTCATTGTCCGGATCATTGATACCAGCCTCCGCGATTAAAAGGTTTTTTTCCGGGTCTTGAACGCCCCTATTCTACATCCGCCAGAGAAAGAAGGGGGAACTTCACCCTCTCATTCCCCCGGAAGGGGCTATTTCATGTCGTGCAGTATCTGGGCCGAGGCATGGACCGCCTTCTGCAGGAGGTCCAGGCGGAAGTTCTCGTTCGGGGCGTGGCCCCCGCTGTCCTGGTTGGCGTAGGGAATTCCCAGGGCGGGAACGCCGAGAATATCGGTCCACACGTAGCTCGGCAGGCTTCCTCCCAGCCCGAGGGAGAGAGCGACCTTGTCGGTGTACACTTTTTCCAGGGCTGAAACCACCGTTCTGCACACCGGAAGATCGCCGTCGGTCTTCGACGGGTGCATGAAGCCGTGCACCGTCACCCGCGCATCGGGGGCATGGCGGGCGACATGCCGCCTGATTTTTTCCGCGATGTCAAGGGGGTTCTGGTCCACCACGAGCCGGGCGTCCATCTTCACCGAGGCTTTCGCCGGATTGATGGTCTTGGAGCCCTTCCCCTGGTAGCCGCAGGTAATCCCGTTGATGGTGAGCGTGGGCAGGAGGTTGAGCTTCGTGTAGTACCCGTTCTTGTCGAGGCCGAAGGAGGGCACGCCGTAGAGGTTTTTGAGGTTCTCTCTGTCGAAGGGCAGCCCGGCGATGATCTCCATGTCTTTTTCCGTTGGCGTCCGGACCCCGTCCATGAATCCTTCGATCAGGATGCTGCCCTGCTCGTCCTTCATGGTCCGGAGGAGGCGCAGAAGCTCCCACCCGGCGTTGGGTATGATATCCCCGCCGCGGCCGGAATGGCAGTCGAACCGGGCCGTTTCCATCTCGATCTCGAAGTTCAGCACCCCCCTGCACCCAAGGCAGACGTTGAGCACGTCCCCTGAAAGCATGGGACCGTCCACGGCGAGGGCGATGTCGCAGGCCAGCCTCTCCCGGTTCTGTTCCACGAAGGGGGCAAGGCTGGTGCTCCCCGACTCTTCCTCCCCCTCGAAGACAAACTTCACGCTGCAGGGAATGTCCGTCCCCGTCTCCCGGAAGGCCCGAACAGCCAGGATGTGGGCCATGAGCTGTCCCTTGTTGTCCGCAATTCCCCGGGCGTACAGCCTGCCGTCCCTGACGGCGGGCTCGAAGGGCCGGGACTCCCAGAGCTCCAGGGGCTCCGGAGGCTGAACGTCATAATGGCCGTAGAAAAGGACGGTCTTCCCATCCTTCCGGCCCGACGGGATCTCGCCGTACACCACGGGATTGCCTCCGGTTTCCAGGATTTCCGTCCTGATCCCGGCGGAGGTCATCATGTCCGCGAGAAGCCGGGCGCACTCCCGCACCCCTTCCCCGGTGGCGCTGATGGAAGGCTGCCGGACCAAATCCCCCACCGCCGACAGATAGTCTTTAAAGTGCTCATCAATATGCCTGTGCACGTGCTCCATTCTCTCGTTCCCCTTTCCCGGCGAATGCCATGTGGACCTATTCTATTGCATCCCCGCCTGAGATGTCCAAACCTTCCATTCCATCCGGCAGGGGAAAGGCCGAAAATTCCCCCGAAAGCTATCATTTCAACGGAATGGTCATGATATAATTCAGACAATACCCTCTCCCCCGGGAGAATTCCATCTGGGAGGCTTTCCTTTGAACGAAAAAACTTATTCCGTGCTTGTCTGCGACGACTCCGCGGTGATCCGGAAAACGCTCAGGTTCATTCTGGAAGAGTGGGGCGTTAAAAACATATTCGAGGCCAGGGACGGCAGTGAGTCCGTGGAACTTTACCGGGAACACCACCCCGATCTCGTGTTCATGGATATCGTGATGCCTGAAAAATCCGGCCTTGATGCCCTGGTGGAAATCCGGGAAGAGGATCCTTCGGCCCGGGTCGTCATGGCGTCGTCGACGGGGACGAAGAAAAACCTCATGACAGCCATCGATGCGGGAGCCTTCGATTTCATCCAGAAACCCTTCGAGAAGGACGTCATCCACACGCTCCTCCGCAGAATACTGAAAGGGGAGCTTGAATAATGTTCTCCCGTCATTTCGGCCAGTTTCTCCTCCAGGAGGGCATCGTCACTCCGCAGACTCTTTCCCGGGCGCTCGCCAGGCTGAGCGATGTCCGCCCTCTGGTGGGAATTCTCGCCCTGGCCAGGGACTTCATGACCCCGGCCCAGGTGAGGGAAGTCAACAGGATCCAGAAACGGGAGGACAAGCGATTCGGCCAGATCGCCATCGAGAAGGGCTACCTCACGGCGGAAAAACTCGAAGAACTTCTTTCGGCCCAGAAAAACGAACACGTCCTCCTGGGGCAGATACTCGTGGAGGACCGGATTCTCTCCCATGAGGGACTGGTCAGGGCTCTCGAACTGTACAGGGAAAAATCGGGCCTTTCTCCGGAAGGGTACGAAGCCATGACAGGGGGCGACACCGACAGGGCCGTGGCCTCGGTCCTCGCGGGACAGCCCGGCGGAAAAAACTCCCTCGTCAGGGCCTGGGCGGAACTCTTCGTCAGGAACGTCATCCGCTTCGTGGACCCCGCCGCAGCCCTCGATCCTCTGGCCGAGAAAGGAAACGGAGAGCTCATCACCTTTCTGCAGCCCATGAAGGGCGACCGTGAACTTGCCGTTTTCATCTCCGCGGAGAAAAACGTCCTGGCCGACCTGGCCCGGAGATTCTCCGACCTCGCTTCCGGCTCGTACGATGAAATGGCCCGGGCGGCAGTGGAAGAATTTCTCAACGTGAGCAACGGCCTCTTTACCGTCAACTGCTCCGACAGGGGCATTGAGCTCGATCTCCTTCCCCAGGAAGAAGTTCCCCGCGACGACCCCCGCCTCCGGAAAAAACCGGACGGCCTGCTGCCCCTGCTTCTGCCCGAAGGGATCCTCTGGGCAGGGATTCTCTGCTGATCCCGGAAGAGAACACTGAAGGGGCGCCACGGAACGAGCCGGAGGCGCCCCTGAATGTTTGCCTGAACATTTCCCCTTGACAAATCTCCCCGGAAGACTAGAATAGTCCACCAATACCACCCTGCGGAACATCGCAAAGAAAGGAGACGGCCCTATGACGAAGCTGACGGTTTTCACGAACAGCCATTTCAACGGCGGATTTTTCCAGTTCGCGTTTACCGGCGGCCTGTGGCTTTATTGCGCCACCGGCCCGGCTTTCCGTAGAGATCCGTCTTCGGCCTCTTCGTATCCGCACTCCCCGGGAGCAACCCAGGCCTAGGGAAGCACCGGAACAAGAAAAGGAACAGTCGCCGGAACCGGGTTTCTACACCCCGGTTCCGGCGTTTTTTATGGGAACGCATACTGAAAGGGGGCAGGAAGAATCATGATAGTGGTCGAAATGGCGCAGAACAGTACGGGAATTGACCTGGAGCGGGTGCGCGAATCAGTGGAACGGAGCGGAAAGAGCTGCCGGGTCGTGTCCGGGAGAGAGGCATCCTATATCGTGGCGTCCGACGGAACGGACACATCAGGCGTCAGCGCCCTTCCCGGAGTCCGGAAAGTGAATGCCGTTTCCTGCTGCTACCCCCTCGCAAGCCGTGCAGTGCGTCCCGGGTCCAGGCCGGTGGAGATCGCCCCCGGCGTGGTTCTCGGAGAGGGTGATCCCGTTGTCATGGCCGGTCCCTGCGCCGTCGAAAGCAGGGATCAGCTTCTGGAAACGGCCCTGGCCGTCAGGAAGGCGGGAGCCCGCATCCTCCGCGGCGGGGCCTTCAAACCCCGGTCCCACCCCTACGCTTTCCAGGGGCTCGGAAGCGAGGGGATCGCCCTCCTGAAGGAAGCCCGGAAAGCCTCCGGGCTCCCCGTGATCACCGAAGTGATGTCCCCCGAGGAGGCGGAATGGGTGGCTCCCCACGTGGACATCCTCCAGGTGGGGGCGAGAAACATGCAGAATTTCAGCCTTCTCAAGGTACTCGGCCGGCTGGACAGGCCCGTGCTCCTGAAGCGGGGCATGGCCGCCACGGTAGAGGAATGGCTCCAGGCAGCGGAGTACATCCTCGCGGGAGGCAACGACCGGGTCATCCTGTGCGAACGGGGCATCCGGAGCTTTGATCAGAACACCCGGAACACCCTGGACCTCGGGGTTATCCCCCTGCTCAAGTCCCTGACCCACCTCCCCGTGGTCGCGGACCCGAGCCATGCCACAGGCCGGAGAGACCTGGTGCTCCCCATGAGCCTCGCCGCCATCGCCGCAGGCGCCGACGGCCTGCTCGTGGAAGTTCACTGCGACCCCGGGGCCGCCCTCTGCGACGGCCCCCAGTCCCTCGACCCGGAAGAGTTTTCCCGTCTCATGACGGCGGCGAAAAGAATCATGGAAGCGGTCCGGGAGGAGGGAACTCCGTGGGAAAGAATGCTCGCCAGGTAACCGTCCGGACGGAAACCGGGGAGCAGGGAGACATCCGCCTCCGGTGCGGCTCCTTTCCCACCGGTGTCGTCGTCGGCCGGGGACTCCTCCCCAGGCTGAACTCCCTGACCGGACGGGATGAATGCCCCTTCGTAGTGGCCGATGAGATCACCGGGCCCCTTTTCGGAGACTATCCTGGAAAGAGAAAGGGCATGCATCTCCTCCCCCGGGGAGAAAAAGGGAAAAGCCTTTCCAGTATCGGCGGGATCTACGCGTCCCTCGCCGGATGCGGAATGGAGCGCACGGACACGATTCTCGCCCTGGGAGGAGGCGTCACGGGCGACGCGGCGGGCTTCGCGGCCGCCACCTGGATGCGGGGCATCCGGCTCATCCAGTGCCCCACCACCCTCCTCGCCCAGGCGGACAGCGCCATCGGCGGAAAGACAGGAGCGAATCTCCCGGAGGGGAAAAACCTCGTGGGGGCCTTCCATCCCGCCGAATGGGTCCTCTCGGACGTGGAATGCCTCCGCTCCCAGAAGGAGGAGGACTTCCGGCAGGGTCTCGCCGAAGCGGTGAAATACGGGGCGGGAGAGGACTGGCGCTTCCTTTCGTGGCTCGAGGAAAACGCAGGCCCCATCCTGAGGCGCGACTGCGGGGTTCTTCTCCGGCTTGTTTCGGAATGCTCAAGAATGAAACTGACGGTGGTCTCGGAGGACGAACGGGAGCAGACGGGCGCCCGGGCCCGTCTGAACCTCGGCCACACCGTGGGGCACGCCCTTGAGGCGGCCTCGGGGTTCGGCCGCTGGAAGCACGGCGACGCCGTGGCTGCGGGAATGATGGTCGCCGCGAGGCTGGCTCTCCGGCTCGGGGAGCTGCAGGAGAACACCGTCCGGAGAATCGGGAGACTGCTCCGTTCCTTCGGCCTTCCCCTGACGCCGGACATCCCCTGGGAAGAAACGGCTCCGTACCTGGCCATGGACAAAAAATTTACCGGAGGCTCCCCCCGGCTGGTAATCCCCGGAGAGGGAAAACCATGCCGCCTCAGGGACGACATCCCCCTTTCCCTCCTCCGGGAGGCCTACGAAGAAAGGATTGCCGCACTGGACGGAACATCCCTTTCCATGTACTCTTGAAAGAAGAAAGGAGGTGGAAAAATGGGCAAACTGACAGGAAAAAAACTGCTTCTCCTCGGTGAGCGGGACGGCGTTCCCGGACCCGCCATGGAGGCATGCCTGAAGGGGAGCGGCGCTTCCATCGAATTCTCCGTGACGGAGTGCTTTGTCTGAACCGCCGCCGGAGCGATGGACCTGCAGAATCAGCAGCGCATCAAGGATGCCGCTGAGAAATTCGGAGCGGAAAACGTCGTGGTCATCCTCGGTTCCTCCGACGCCGAAGGCGCGGAGATCTACGCGGAGACCGTAAGCAACGGCGATCCGACCTTTGCAGGTTCTCTCGCGGGAGTCTCGTTGGGACTCCCCGTGTACCATGTATTCGAACAGGATATTCGCGAAGAGTGCGACCCCGAAGAATGGGAAGCTCAGATCAGCATGATGGAAATGGTGCTCGACCCCGACGCCCTCGCGGCGGCGGTGAAGGGCATCCGCGAACAGTTCAGCAAGCACGCGCTCTGAGAGAGCGTAACAAGCCCCCGGAAATGAACAGTTCCCGATGCCGGTTTTTCACGGCTCAGGGGGCGCAGTTCATAACCGGGGGTTTATTTGTCTGAAAAACATTCTGATCAAAACAGCCTCACAATTCGTTTCGCCGGCCTACCACCTCCTCTTTTTCTCATTATGTTTGAAGGGAAAAAAAGTACTTTTTTTGCTACTCTTCAAGCATCGGCCATTGAAAATCGGCTTTAAAAATGTGTGATGCCTTCTGTTAAATATTTTCCAAGAAACTGCATTGATATTATCGTAAAATTTCCAGATAGTTTGGGTTTTTTTGCTATACTTCCCATGGTGTTTTAAAATATTTGTATTCGAGGTGCTGTTATGGAGTGCCCGGTAAGGGAAAGTATTGCTCACGTTCGTGAAAAAGACGGAGCGCGTCAGACCTTGGAGGAACATTTATTTGGAACGGCTTCCATAAGCAGAAAACACGCTGAAAAAATGGGCTTGGGCACCATGGGAGAACTGCAGGGATTACTCCATGACATAGGAAAAAACGGCTCGGAATTTCAGGCCTATCTGGCCTCCGCCGAAGGAATACTGGATCAGGATTGCGATGAGTATGTGGACGCGGCGCAACAGAAGGGGAAAATTGACCATTCTACTGCGGGAGCCCAATATCTTTGGAACACTATTCCCCACAAAGACTATGTGACGGCTTGCGCCGCTCAAATGTTAGCCCTGAGCATCGCATCCCACCATTCGGGTTTGATAGATTGCCTTGCCCCCGACGGCACCGATAACTTCACCAAGAGAATGAACAAACCGGACAGAAGTACCCATTTCTCCGAAGCCCTTGGAAAAATGCCTCGCCCCCTTGCCCAGAGGATACAGCAAATTCTCGACGGACCTGAACTTCACCGGGAGTTCAAAAATCACCTCTCCTCCGTTATCCAAAAAGAAAAAAGCCATGAGGCAGGAACCAACGACGAGAAGATGAAACTTGTATTATCCTTCAAGATCGGGCTCACCTTGCGCATGCTCTTCAGTTGCCTGATCGACGGAGACAGAACGGATACAGCCAATTTTGAAAAAGAGTGGGCAGCCTCCGAACGGCAGGAAGGAAACTATGTCTCCTGGAGCGTTCTGGCGGAACGTTTGGAACAATATCTCGATTCACTAAAAGGCAGCGGCCCCATCAACGAAAAAAGAAAGAAAGTCTCCGAAGAATGCCGCGCAGCAGCGGCAAGAAACAGCGGTTTTTTCACTCTTTCCGTCCCAACAGGGGGAGGAAAAACACTGGCCAGTCTCCGTTTCGCCCTTCATCACGCTCTCCGTTACGAGCATTCCCCCCAAAAGATTGATCGCATTCTTTATGTCATTCCCTACACTTCCATCATTGACCAGAACGCCCAAGTCGCCAGGGATATCCTTGAACCACCCCATGAGAGGAACCGGGTTGTCCTTGAGTGCCATTCGAACCTGCCGGAAGAGCGGGAGTCGTGGCGAAGCCGGCTGCTCACCGAGAATTGGGACGCCCCCGTAGTCTTCACGACGAGCGTTCAGTTCCTGGAGGCTCTGTTCGGCAGCGGAACCAGGAGTGTCCGGCGGATGCACCAGCTCGCAAATTCCATCCTCATCTTCGATGAGATTCAGACCCTCCCGGTCAGGACCGTGCATATGTTCTGCAATGCCCTGAATTTCCTCGCCGAGCACTGCGGAACCAGGGCCGTCCTCTGTACCGCCACACAACCTCTGCTGCACAAAGTGGACGGAAGGCTTGGATCCCTTCGCTGTTCGGAGAAGGACGAGATAGTGCAATGCGTGCCCGCCCTCTTCGAAGCCTTCCGCCGGGTTGACGTTTTCGACAGGACCCGCCCGAAAGGTTATACCGACGAGGAAATTGCTTCCCTTGCACTCGGTCAGCAGA contains these protein-coding regions:
- the aroF gene encoding 3-deoxy-7-phosphoheptulonate synthase, which encodes MIVVEMAQNSTGIDLERVRESVERSGKSCRVVSGREASYIVASDGTDTSGVSALPGVRKVNAVSCCYPLASRAVRPGSRPVEIAPGVVLGEGDPVVMAGPCAVESRDQLLETALAVRKAGARILRGGAFKPRSHPYAFQGLGSEGIALLKEARKASGLPVITEVMSPEEAEWVAPHVDILQVGARNMQNFSLLKVLGRLDRPVLLKRGMAATVEEWLQAAEYILAGGNDRVILCERGIRSFDQNTRNTLDLGVIPLLKSLTHLPVVADPSHATGRRDLVLPMSLAAIAAGADGLLVEVHCDPGAALCDGPQSLDPEEFSRLMTAAKRIMEAVREEGTPWERMLAR
- a CDS encoding 3-dehydroquinate synthase, with the protein product MGKNARQVTVRTETGEQGDIRLRCGSFPTGVVVGRGLLPRLNSLTGRDECPFVVADEITGPLFGDYPGKRKGMHLLPRGEKGKSLSSIGGIYASLAGCGMERTDTILALGGGVTGDAAGFAAATWMRGIRLIQCPTTLLAQADSAIGGKTGANLPEGKNLVGAFHPAEWVLSDVECLRSQKEEDFRQGLAEAVKYGAGEDWRFLSWLEENAGPILRRDCGVLLRLVSECSRMKLTVVSEDEREQTGARARLNLGHTVGHALEAASGFGRWKHGDAVAAGMMVAARLALRLGELQENTVRRIGRLLRSFGLPLTPDIPWEETAPYLAMDKKFTGGSPRLVIPGEGKPCRLRDDIPLSLLREAYEERIAALDGTSLSMYS
- the grdA gene encoding glycine/sarcosine/betaine reductase complex selenoprotein A, which produces MGKLTGKKLLLLGERDGVPGPAMEACLKGSGASIEFSVTECFVUTAAGAMDLQNQQRIKDAAEKFGAENVVVILGSSDAEGAEIYAETVSNGDPTFAGSLAGVSLGLPVYHVFEQDIREECDPEEWEAQISMMEMVLDPDALAAAVKGIREQFSKHAL
- the cas3 gene encoding CRISPR-associated helicase Cas3'; the protein is MECPVRESIAHVREKDGARQTLEEHLFGTASISRKHAEKMGLGTMGELQGLLHDIGKNGSEFQAYLASAEGILDQDCDEYVDAAQQKGKIDHSTAGAQYLWNTIPHKDYVTACAAQMLALSIASHHSGLIDCLAPDGTDNFTKRMNKPDRSTHFSEALGKMPRPLAQRIQQILDGPELHREFKNHLSSVIQKEKSHEAGTNDEKMKLVLSFKIGLTLRMLFSCLIDGDRTDTANFEKEWAASERQEGNYVSWSVLAERLEQYLDSLKGSGPINEKRKKVSEECRAAAARNSGFFTLSVPTGGGKTLASLRFALHHALRYEHSPQKIDRILYVIPYTSIIDQNAQVARDILEPPHERNRVVLECHSNLPEERESWRSRLLTENWDAPVVFTTSVQFLEALFGSGTRSVRRMHQLANSILIFDEIQTLPVRTVHMFCNALNFLAEHCGTRAVLCTATQPLLHKVDGRLGSLRCSEKDEIVQCVPALFEAFRRVDVFDRTRPKGYTDEEIASLALGQQKNFTTCLVVVNTTGMARRLYGMIKGTFSETVHLSAAMCPAHRREVLKRIRNSLEKNPQLPLICVSTQVIEAGVDVDFGSVIRCLAGMDSMAQAAGRCNRHGLRKKGQVLIINPREDPIDRLVDIKVGRDEAQILLQEMKNEGCGSVNLLHPDVMTRYFEHYFFKRAEDMAYPVTEHRNDTLLNMLSSNTMAAAGYRPPAGGSHQIPLKQSFASAASLFQAIDASTRGVIVPYGEGREVITELSGKIDNPAGGKALLRRAQLFAVNVYPNIFNKLIKTNAVYEINGLGVWGLREEYYSQEFGLAHEAVTRLETEVH